A window of the Danio aesculapii chromosome 10, fDanAes4.1, whole genome shotgun sequence genome harbors these coding sequences:
- the denr gene encoding density-regulated protein, whose protein sequence is MPEPAKCKQWLEKNFPDVFAKLTLGTAPKQESKGGGGGEDGGGGRGRGGRGQIKQKKKTVPQKVTIAKIPRAKKKYVTRVCGLATFDIELKEAQRFFAQKFSCGASVTAEDEIIIQGDFTDDIIDVIQEKWPEVDDDSIDDLGEVKK, encoded by the exons ATGCCTGAGCCGGCCAAATGCAAACAATGGCTTGAGAAGAACTTTCCAGATGTGTTTGCCAAACTGACTCTTG GTACAGCACCCAAACAGGAGAGCaaaggaggtggaggaggagaaGACGGTGGTGGAGGCAGAGGAAGAG GTGGAAGAGGTCAAATCAAACAGAAAAAGAAGACCGTCCCTCAAAAAGTCACGATAGCAAAAATCCCCAGAGCCAAAAAGAAATACGTGACGAGAGTGTGTGGTCTGGCCACGTTCG ACATCGAGCTTAAAGAAGCACAGAGGTTTTTTGCGCAGAAATTCTCCTGCGGCGCCTCCGTGACGGCAGAAGACGAAATCATCATTCAGGGAGACTTTACAGACGATATAATCGACGTCATCCAGGAGAAGTGGCCCGAG GTGGACGACGACAGCATTGATGATCTGGGAGAGGTCAAGAAGTGA